The genomic interval ACGGAGAGCAGCATGGACGAGACAGCCGTCGACTACGACGCGACCTGGGACGAGACCCTTCGGATCCTGCGTCGGTACGAGACCGTCACCGAGCGCGCCATGGCCTTCCTGACCCTCTCCCGGCTGATGGCCATCGTCGCGGACACCGCCCTGGTCGCAGCGCCTTCCACCTGGGCGAAGGACCTCTTCGAGCAGCGCATCGCCGGGGCTCTGAAGGAGGCGCTGTCCGAGGCCACAGGCAGGGAGACCCGCTTCGCCGTGACCGTCGACGAGTCCCTCTTCGAGGACGACGACGAATCCCCGCGGAGCACGGCCACCGCCGACCGCACCGCATCCACCGGTGCTGTGGACACCGATGTGGACAACGTGGACGGAGCGGACGCCCAGGGCGGCTCCGCAGGTGCTCGGAGCACCGCCTCCGCCCCGTCCCCGCTGCCGTCCTCCCCGTCGCCCGTCCCCTCCCCGGACCCCGCTCCGGCGGGCGGCGCCGGTTCCCGCCGACCGTTCGGCGCCGATCGCTTCCCCGCGGAGGCGCCGACGGAGACCGGATCGGGAACGGGGACGGCGGGCCCGTCGTCCGATGCCCGGAGCCGACGCGAGGATGCCGAGTGGTTCGCCCACGAGGACGATGCCCGCCGCTCGGAGAGGACGCAGCGGGTCGACGAGACCCGTCGGCCCACGGATGCCGCCCCGCCCGCCGACGAGGAGTCGACGCTGGGCTCGGACTCGCGCCTGAACGCGAAGTACACCTTCGACACCTTCGTCATCGGCTCGTCCAACCGCTTCGCGCAGGCCGCCGCCTCCGCGGTCGCCGAGGCCCCCGCTCGCGCCTACAACCCGCTCTTCATCTACGGCGGCTCGGGACTGGGCAAGACTCACCTGCTGCACGCGGTGGGCCACTACGCGCAGTCGCTGTACCCGGGCATCGAGGTGCGCTACGTGAACTCCGAGGAGTTCACCAACGACTTCATCAACTCCGTGCAGTCCGGCCAGTTCGGCAAGGCGCAGGAGTTCCATCGCCGCTACCGCGACATCGACATCCTGCTCATCGACGACATCCAGTTCCTGCAGCGCGCGCCGGAGACGATGGAGGCCTTCTTCCATACGTTCAACACGCTGCACAACGCCGACAAGCAGATCGTCATCACCTCCGACCTGCCCCCGAAGCAGCTGGGCGGCTTCGAGGACCGCATGCGCTCGCGCTTCGAAATGGGTCTGATGACGGACGTGCAGCCGCCGGACCTCGAGACCCGCATCGCGATCCTGCGCAAGAAGGTCGAGATGGAGGGCACCCAGGAGGTCCCCCGCGACGTCCTGGAGTACATCGCCTCGAGGATCTCCACGAACATCCGCGAGCTCGAGGGCGCCCTGATCCGCGTCCAGGCGCTGCATTCCCTGTCCCGGCAGCCGATGGACGTCTCCCTCGCCGAGAGCGTCCTGAAGGACCTCCTCGCGCATGACGACGGCGCCGAGGTCACGGCCGCGACGATCATCGCGCAGACCGCCTCCTACTTCGGCCTCACGGTCGACCAGATCACCGGCGGCGCGCGCACGCGCGTGCTCGTCACCGCCCGTCAGATCGCCATGTACCTGTGCCGCGAGCTCACGGACATGCCGCTGATCCGCATCGGGGAGGAGTTCGGCGGCCGCGACCACACGACCGTCATGCACGCGAACAAGAAGATCTCCGAGCTCATGAAGGAGCGGCGGGCGATCTTCAACCAGGTGACCGAGCTGACGGCGCGCATCAAGAACTCGAGTTCCCAGAACGCCTGAGGCCCGCACCCGAAGCGGGGATGCCCTCAGCGTCCGAGGCCCTGACACACCGTGCGACAGACCATGGATCACAGGGGAGGTCGAGAGGTCTTCGTCCCCAGTGTGAACAACTCTGTGGACAATGTGGAGCATCGAGCGTTCCCGCAGGGGTCGATGTGCATGGATTCTTGTGGTTCCGAGGGCCGGATCGGACAGATGTGCACAGAGCGCCCACATCGAGGACGTCGTCGTCAACGCTGCATGCACGACCGCATCATGCGGTGTGACCTGCGATGACGTGAGTTCTCCACGACATCAACAGCCGTGAAGAAGAGGAATCCTGTTCTTGTTCCGCTGATGATGTGGAGAAGTCGGGGTGCGAGGGCTGCGTCCGTCGGC from Brachybacterium kimchii carries:
- the dnaA gene encoding chromosomal replication initiator protein DnaA, which codes for MDETAVDYDATWDETLRILRRYETVTERAMAFLTLSRLMAIVADTALVAAPSTWAKDLFEQRIAGALKEALSEATGRETRFAVTVDESLFEDDDESPRSTATADRTASTGAVDTDVDNVDGADAQGGSAGARSTASAPSPLPSSPSPVPSPDPAPAGGAGSRRPFGADRFPAEAPTETGSGTGTAGPSSDARSRREDAEWFAHEDDARRSERTQRVDETRRPTDAAPPADEESTLGSDSRLNAKYTFDTFVIGSSNRFAQAAASAVAEAPARAYNPLFIYGGSGLGKTHLLHAVGHYAQSLYPGIEVRYVNSEEFTNDFINSVQSGQFGKAQEFHRRYRDIDILLIDDIQFLQRAPETMEAFFHTFNTLHNADKQIVITSDLPPKQLGGFEDRMRSRFEMGLMTDVQPPDLETRIAILRKKVEMEGTQEVPRDVLEYIASRISTNIRELEGALIRVQALHSLSRQPMDVSLAESVLKDLLAHDDGAEVTAATIIAQTASYFGLTVDQITGGARTRVLVTARQIAMYLCRELTDMPLIRIGEEFGGRDHTTVMHANKKISELMKERRAIFNQVTELTARIKNSSSQNA